The Deltaproteobacteria bacterium genome includes a window with the following:
- the tuf gene encoding elongation factor Tu (EF-Tu; promotes GTP-dependent binding of aminoacyl-tRNA to the A-site of ribosomes during protein biosynthesis; when the tRNA anticodon matches the mRNA codon, GTP hydrolysis results; the inactive EF-Tu-GDP leaves the ribosome and release of GDP is promoted by elongation factor Ts; many prokaryotes have two copies of the gene encoding EF-Tu), with amino-acid sequence MAKEKFERTKPHVNVGTIGHIDHGKTTLTAAITKHSGLKGM; translated from the coding sequence ATGGCAAAGGAAAAGTTTGAGCGTACCAAGCCGCACGTGAATGTTGGGACGATAGGCCACATTGACCATGGCAAGACGACGCTGACGGCGGCGATCACGAAGCATTCCGGTTTGAAGGGCATG